Below is a genomic region from Triticum dicoccoides isolate Atlit2015 ecotype Zavitan chromosome 5A, WEW_v2.0, whole genome shotgun sequence.
CTCAATATCGTGAACTTCATAGGAGCCACCGGTCTGAAGGGATGGATGACGACTCAGTTTCTGTGCATTCCTGCCAATACATGTTTCTCCTCGCATTATTAGGGAAAGGGGGAAACGTGATCAAGGTTAAATATGTTTTTACACGAAAGAAGCTAGGAAAACTCACTTGAATTCTGGGCATCCTTGAACTTTGTCGTCTAGGAGCCTCTTGCTGATGAGGGAGAAAAGGACTCACTAAATGGTTTACAATGAAGAACCCAAACAATTAGTAAAGAAATGTGTCTTGTATGTTACCATCCCTCGTCAATTGAGTCAGCCATGCATGCGGTCTTGTTGACGCAATAGTGCTTCCTTGAGGCCTGCATTGCATGATCACTGGCTGGTCAAACTACATGCAGTTTAACTTCAGAACATTGGAGCCCCACATAAATGTGGCTCCTGGGGATTACGGCTTGAACAACACACACTACCACATGATGATTGAACACATGGCTTGGCGTCATTTGTGCCACTGCTACTTAACATTGGTCGGATAATGGATTTCCTTTTCTAACTGACAAAAAGAAAAAGAGGCAAGAAGTGCACTGAGATGGGAACATTAGGTAGTACCAAGATGGCCATGCGCACTCGGTACGAGGTCTTGCGCAGCTCCCGGACCACCTGAGTGATCTGAGAGTGCGTCCTCCTGCAGCAGACAGACAGACAGACAACGGAACCAAGAAACTGATCAGGATTTTTCGATGGGGAATGAAATCAATCAGGATTCATCTCATCGATTCAGACAAGCAGCCAAGAAACCTGGCCGGCAAGATTGTCCCATCGGTTCAGTTCAGGGGAGGGCAGATCTTACGTGGCGTAGTAGATGGTCGgcgcgttcttcttcttggccgccgccgccgccttctccggGATGCCTGAACATCAAGAACCGCGACACGCACCAAGTCAAGAACGAGCAGCAGCGGGTCCTCGATCCAAGAACCGGCGAAGCAGAGGACGAAAGGGGGGAAGGGGCGTACCGGGAGTGGGCTGCTGCTGGGTGTCGTCGGGGACGAAGCCGCCGCCGTGGAGGAGGGGGtcgggggcggcgggggcggggggcgCGCGGAACGGGTAGTGGCGCTGCCAGGCGAGCGCGGCGCAGAGGAGGGAGAGCGACTTGCCGGTGCCGGTGGGCGACTCGAGGAGCGCGTGGGAGCGGCCCTGGCGGCGGCCGCGGTCGAGCGTGGCGATGACGCGGCCCATGAAGGCCAGCTGCGTGCCGTACGGCTTGTAGGGGAACTCCACCGGCACGCCGCTCACCTGGTACACCCCgcgcgcgggcgcgggcgcgggcgcgggcgccggGGTGGCGGCgaagtcgccgtcgtcgtcgtcgtgggCGGCGCCCATCGTCCCGCCGGCGGGGAGATTGGGCGGGAGGATTTGGGGGGGAACGGAAATGGAATGGCAGCCTCCGAAATGTCTCCGCGCGGCTGCCAATATTACGATACGAGACGACGCCAGCCCGGGAGAGAGATGGGCCGTCCTCGTGGGCTGACTCACCACAGCGACGTTGTTATCCTCCATTTCGTACACGAAGCTCATGGGCCGAAGATTGCCTCGTTTGGGCAcagctttttttttcattttttcttttcacaTTATATAAGGCTATAATTCGACTCAAAAAATATAAGGCTATAATTTTCTTCAAAAAAACACCGGATCTGTTataaatgtcactataagtaaaggCATACTAAAGTAATAGAAAAATACATTATTTGGTGATTATTATTTGATCGATGGTCGATCTGCTTGctaaacaaatactccctccgttatggggcggagggagtagtactcTATATCATATCAAGCGTAGTAAGAAGCGTAGTAAGGTTGTCacatacttcctccgtttctaaatataagactttttaaagatttcaataaacgctacatacggatgtatataaacatattttagagtttagATTCATTCATGTTGCTTCGCATATAGTccatattagaatctctaaaaagatttatattaGCAACGGAGGAAGTAGATGCTACTACAGCACACTGCCCTAGAGGAGAAAATAACACAACGTGCTAAAACATAatgaaataagaaaagaaaaagggtAATCCAATAATGTGAAAATCGGGTCGATATCTAATGGGATTATCGCAATCAACCGTGATGCGGAACAAACAACCACGGCACCGAACATATATTTTCTTCATGAAAGAAAAGAAACCCAAAGAGCATCTCTGATAACACATTGAAAACCATACTAGCCGTCATCTTTGTTGACTGTACGTCGCCCGCCAAGCCTTGAAAAATGCACTCAACTAGCAGTTAAGAAAAAGGACACCTGTCAAGGCTCTCGTTATACCAGGCTTTGAAGACCGCAATAGGCACTCACCACTAGGAACGAGTGACCAGTGAAGTAATATTGGCTGGGGACATCACCCCGCATAATGTATGCTTGCAATCCTTCATTAGTATGTGCATCTCGCTTCAGCAGAGCCAGAGTGAAACAAAACGGTTGCACAAAGAAAGTGAATACTGTACCCGAAAATGCATAGAAGCTCTCGGGTGCTACGCCCccctatattcaaaaataatttagtaattcaaaaaaagtcaaaaaaatcgaATCTTTTTATGGAATCAAACATGACCAGGTATTGCACTCATATAAAAAGATTTAAATAGAAAATGACTTTTATTGTATCCGGGGTCAAAGATTTCCCAAAAAATGCTAGATACAAATACTATTCATGCTATATTGTCATcataaatttgtttttttttcctgAAGTCAACGAGAATTATTCCTTGGCCAAACATTTTATACGAGTACAATACCTAGTCATATTTGATTCAAAAATATATCCaagatttttttggctttttttgaattattgaattatttttgaatatagggGGGTGGAGCACCCGAGTGCTCCTAATCCGCTTCCGTACTGTACCATATTTTATTGCTCGGTTAATATTGTATTTACATGAAAATGACTGACTGCTCTCGACAAGCACACTGGTTGATGCTTGCTTTATCATCTCTACGGCAGAAACGAATGCGCGCGGGGCTACTTTACAGTGTTGCCCCCTCCCCCTACAATACAAATCACACTATTTCTGGAGGGCTATTTACCTTGTCTCCCTACCTCTACGTCCTACAGGGTGCCACGCCGCAGCCTCCTCAGCTGTCTGAGGCGGGTCCGGGCGCGCTCGAGGCTGGCTTCGTGCTGCGACAGGCCATGCCAGGGCTCCTCCGCCTCGCTCCACCCGCTCGGCGCTCCCAGCCTTGCCAAGTGGCGGCGGAGGGACGCCACGTTCACGATGGGCACGGTGGTCGGACGCCCGTGAGCACACTGCACGAGAAATGTATTTCCATTTCATCTATGGAAGAACAAAAGGAAGCTCCCATCTTCACTGACATCTTCGCAAACTATATCATCGGGTGGCAACAGAAAAAAAAGGAACCAGAGATTCTTCTGTCTTGTGTTTACCTGGAAGCACAGGGACgtcgctttcagctcttcaatgatCAGAGAGCACTCTGACGGTAGCAAGGGATCGCCAAACATGATTGCCCCTGCAGTTGTAAACCAAAGGGTGAGTATCGACATGATGCTTACAGCGAAGGTACAGATTACAGAAGATGCTTGAGGAAAAGGTTCCACGTACTAACATGAGGGATGAAATGTTTACCTCTGCAAGCTTTGTAATTAAGAATACGGAGAACTGCTGCAGGGATAGACGATGACCCGTCGCTCTCATCAAGCTACAGAGAATATCAACGGGTAAGTGAAGTTGCTGTGACAAAATCACACATGCAGGTGGGTGAAATCGTTGCAGTTCTTTTCATTGCAAATGGCACGTTGATTCAAATTTTCGCCTAATTCACTCATGAGCTCAATTTACATGATACTTCAGAAGCCATGCCCGCAGGTTACTACTTCCTGACTGGCATTTTTCAAACGTGAGAGCACCAGCCATCTACTGGTGTACAAATAGGGTGTCAAGAAAAGGCTGAAAAGCAACCTACGTTCGAAAAGTTTGACTTGCATAGTCCTAAATGTATTAAATGAATGAGAAGAACTTGAAAGGAAGTGTATGGATCACCTGCTGAATAAAGTCCGTAAGATCTTTTCCTGTCAAATCAACACCCAAAATACATGGAACCTGTGGTGTAGATGACCATTAGCACGCGAAAATACTATAATGCAGTTTTTGCTGAGAAAATTTCACCAGATATTTGTCAAATTGATGACAAACGAACAATTCCACTTCTAATAGGTAACAAGACAAAAGTGCAGATAACGATAACCTAAGACATCAGGGGCTATCAATACCACAACACACAATAGATATTGCAAATTATTCAACTCAAGAAGAACAATTATCCCTTACATGATTGATTCTTTCCAAGAGACATGGTGATATGAATCTCATAAAGATATGGCCTGAATATTATTACAAGGAAACATTGTGTAGAACACTTtctgaagcttgtctgttattttcAAACTTTTGAGAAACCTGAGGTTAACTTCTCTTTCCATTCATACAGTAATTATCAATCTATGCACAATTTCAAGGTGAAGATCAAACGAACTTTTGGGGTTTTATAACATAACCATTTACCTATGAAATAAACGGATCTCAGCAATAGTACAAACCAATAGGACTCCTCACCCGGTAGAAGATTGAAGTGACATATGTAGGAACAGCAATATTACAAACGCGTTGAATGGATATAGATGATAGAAAAGGTTGCTTACAGCAGCAAGGGTAACTACACGGCCTTGTTTCCTCAGAATGTTCATGTTCCTGAGTATAAAGTAAATGGTATATCTTAGTATCAACAGAAGGATTCTGTAAGTGCTAACAAAATTGCAAAATCTAAAGAAAACTACAGTCAAATCTCAAGTTGTTAAAAAAGAAAAGGAGATGCGTTAAGTACTGAAAGGGGACTGGAAAACTAAAATGAACAAACAGAAACGTGTGAAACAATTTCATGAAAAATATAGCTTATAAGACAAAACCGATAAAAAAATAAGACCAGATGGTAATCAAACACATACTTTTTGAATGAATGAGAGGAAGTGCTGGAATTGTTGATAATCCAGCCCCATTTCTGAATCTGCTCAGCATACTTCTGGAACAATTGAAATCCAGCCTCAGGGAGAGCCTGGCACCACATGGAAGTCTTAGCATTAGCTATCAAAAACTCAGTTTATAACACTACAACATTCGCCCATGTCCACACGTGTTATATTAACACAACGCAGCAGATGACAAATATAAGAACATGAGGTACCATTTCCTTCTCTGAGTCCAAGTAAGTGATACCTCGGTCTTCATCTGATAAAACCTGAAAATCCAATCAACATGTAAGATGAAAAGCCCTATTTAAAAGTTGTTCCCTGGTAAGTTTACCATTAACAACCTTGCTACGGAGCTCCTCCAAACGTATCCTTTCATCAGCTGCATGCTGCACAGGAGTAAGATAGGACATGACTTTCTAAATATCTCAGAAAATATTTTCTGCCATCATACATGCATTGTCTACTTTCGAAATTACACGAACATAGGGAATGCATGCTTCAGAATTCACTATCGCGATATAATAGGAATACTTTCTGATATTGGACATATATCCAAAAACCTCAACAACAAAAAAAACTGCGATCAAGCATGATAAAGTCAAGGATCCACTTCATGAACATTCGCTAATTATTATTACTGCAAAGAAACAATAAATAGATATACTACTAAAAATATTTCATTTGCCAGGAATGCTGTTTATCAAGTAATAAGCTACAAACCTGATCAACAAGGAGTAGCATTTCCCCAGATATGACGGGAATAAATTTCTTATCCAGCTGCAACAAAACTCTTGCCTCCTCAAAGCAATTTTTATCAATACACTCAGGAACTAGCGAGCTAGAAGAGAGATGTAAAGGCCCAGAAGAAATGTTAAGTATATCGTCGTAGCATGCGGAAGGAATATGTGGCGACTCCAAAGCCTACACAAGGAGATAAAATAGTAAGCATAGAATTAGTGCACAGTAACTGGGCCATATTCAAGTCCATATATGTGAGTATCTCAAACTTTAATGCATGCTCAACTGTATGCTGGTCAGAGTCATCCCGCCATTTAGTTATTTGAGCAGTAAAATTTTCAAGCCCATCAGAACATGTCTCTTCATGCATTTTCATGTTTCCCTTCAAGCTGACCCAAATGAGAGAAGCGTTCAGTAACAGGCTCAAGGACTTTTTCAGCATTACGTAAATGCGGGCAATAGCAGAATACCTGAAATTTAGGCCAGAAAATTCACTGCTGCAAGTCTCAGGAATAGGCTGGGTTGCACTCATATTTGAGATATTCTCTGGTGCAGGTGCAGTTTCTACATTCAATTCGAACAGTACAAAGTTAGCACTGACAACACAATACACAAGGATGGCAAAGGTTGCAAGAAGAATAACCTTCTGAGTCCTTAATGGGGATATCTTTATCACCGTCTGCTGTCAATTTAGTCTGAGGATGATTTAATCCAGGGAATTTTCGTTTGCCTTTGTAAAATGGTGGGGCAGAACAGCTCCTAGATCTACCCTTGGAAAACCTGGATCTCCTGTCGCATCCAAAATTGTCTTGATTAGGTAGATCTTTAATAAGCACACTGTTGTTTGCCAGGTGGGAAGAAGAGCCATTCAACTGGTAACCGTTGGTACTTTTCTCGGGAGAAATAATGTGTGACAATGGTGCACTGATTTTTGATTTCCACGGTATCTCATCATCTTCAGAAACAAACTGATCGACATGATTGAGGTAATTCAGTGACTGAGGTTCATCATCTAAGTTATTGAAATGTTTAGATCCTTCACATATTCTTGACGAATTACTGGTGAATCTGTCCCAAGTAGATCTAAAATCACTATCCATATTTTCACAGTTCCAAGAAGCAAACCTTTTACTTGATCTCCCCTGCAATTCCAAGCCAGTCCTTGCATGACTTTGACTGCTAGGTGTATCAGGTAACAAGAATGAATGAGATAAATGAAGATGGTTATCTTTGATGGAGGACATATCCATGACGTCACTTTCCCACGCTGCACGGATATCAGGGAAGTTCATCTGAGCAATTGCATTAGTTTCAAGGCCGTCAACATATCCTGCTGCAGTCCCCAACTGCTTTCTTGTACTGCACCTTTTCAAGATAATGGGGGTACTACAACCTTCATGGTAGAATTCATCACTGAAGTGGGGCATCTCAGGGCAAGAAATATCACCCATTGTCTCTGTGACTTCATTGAGTAGGCAATCATCATCGAATCTATCAAATTCAGTATATAATCCATCACAGCCAGACATGTTTCCATTTATATTAGTTTCATTATGCATAAAATCACAGGTAATTCTGTTGGGTCTATTGACAACCCCAAAGCAAGGTTCTTGGAGATCAATTTCTGGACCCATTATCTCAGACTCTTGGTTATCAGCTGAAAGGCCTTCAGTTTGCACGTCTTCAAAATTTCCAACTTCACAGGAATATGCATGCCCATGGAATATACCTTCCATCCATCGCTTTTTCCAAACAGTTGGGTTAGCACCTGAAAGACTACAGTCTTCTAGCTCGGAGGAACCATCCTCCAACCACTGATAACTGACCCTTTTAGGAAAATGTGTAAGATCGTTCCTAGCAACATTATCAGAGTGTTCAGATGCATCGCTGATTCGATCTGGATAACAGACATGCCATGGGGGTGGTTTCATATCAAAAGAAAAGTAGTCCAGGTCTTTAGGAGCTGTTGCTGCACCTGTACCAAAATTGCTTTCTCTGACTGAACTCTTACGTGGAGTGTGATCCTGTAAATCAGCATCATCTTCCTTGTTCTGTACATTTTGATGCTTTAGGAAAGCCCTATTCAACTTCACTGCAGCCACAACACCACAACACGTGAAGAAAGGTCACAACAAAGAAAAACAAATGAGAATCAAAGAAGTAAAATATGTTCACCAGAAGTCACTAACCATCACTTTTCAGAGGAACACAGGTATCATCAATAGCTTTGCCTGCCAGTAGGAAAGGGTAACAGTTACAAATCCATTCATACCAAGAACTTCTCCAAAATTATTCAGTTTTAAGACATTACAAGGCAAATGAAGAtcttagcctctaaccttttgatGATTGTGGTACATGCTTCTTCCAGTAGTTTGTGATAGTTTGTTCAAAGAAAAACAAGATACTTTGCCAATCCTGAACAGTAAGAAAAGAAGGAAATATTAAAATTAAGCTATGAGAGAGTAAATTCAGNNNNNNNNNNNNNNNNNNNNNNNNNNNNNNNNNNNNNNNNNNNNNNNNNNNNNNNNNNNNNNNNNNNNNNNNNNNNNNNNNNNNNNNNNNNNNNNNNNNNNNNNNNNNNNNNNNNNNNNNNNNNNNNNNNNNNNNNNNNNNNNNNNNNNNNNNNNNNNNNNNNNNNNNNNNNNNNNNNNNNNNNNNNNNNNNNNNNNNNNNNNNNNNNNNNNNNNNNNNNNNNNNNNNNNNNNNNNNNNNNNNNNNNNNNNNNNNNNNNNNNNNNNNN
It encodes:
- the LOC119302830 gene encoding DNA mismatch repair protein MLH3-like isoform X2; this encodes MGDAESSSRSFGLNGEALASLSDISVVEVRTKARGRPNSYCKIIKGSKCSHLGIDDQREAVGTTVVARELFYNQPVRRKQMQSGHKRELHNVKKCVLRIALIHPQLSVRLLDTDSEDQLLYTVPSSSPLPLISDSFGNDVSSCLHEISTSHQSWALSGHISGPTNVFCNKDFQYLYINSRFVSRSPIHNILNSLAASFQSSITRTIEETDIQSRKRQKTNVYPAFLLNFFCPRSSYDLHFEPSKTIVEFKDWQSILFFFEQTITNYWKKHVPQSSKGKAIDDTCVPLKSDVKLNRAFLKHQNVQNKEDDADLQDHTPRKSSVRESNFGTGAATAPKDLDYFSFDMKPPPWHVCYPDRISDASEHSDNVARNDLTHFPKRVSYQWLEDGSSELEDCSLSGANPTVWKKRWMEGIFHGHAYSCEVGNFEDVQTEGLSADNQESEIMGPEIDLQEPCFGVVNRPNRITCDFMHNETNINGNMSGCDGLYTEFDRFDDDCLLNEVTETMGDISCPEMPHFSDEFYHEGCSTPIILKRCSTRKQLGTAAGYVDGLETNAIAQMNFPDIRAAWESDVMDMSSIKDNHLHLSHSFLLPDTPSSQSHARTGLELQGRSSKRFASWNCENMDSDFRSTWDRFTSNSSRICEGSKHFNNLDDEPQSLNYLNHVDQFVSEDDEIPWKSKISAPLSHIISPEKSTNGYQLNGSSSHLANNSVLIKDLPNQDNFGCDRRSRFSKGRSRSCSAPPFYKGKRKFPGLNHPQTKLTADGDKDIPIKDSEETAPAPENISNMSATQPIPETCSSEFSGLNFSLKGNMKMHEETCSDGLENFTAQITKWRDDSDQHTALESPHIPSACYDDILNISSGPLHLSSSSLVPECIDKNCFEEARVLLQLDKKFIPVISGEMLLLVDQHAADERIRLEELRSKVLSDEDRGITYLDSEKEMALPEAGFQLFQKYAEQIQKWGWIINNSSTSSHSFKKNMNILRKQGRVVTLAAVPCILGVDLTGKDLTDFIQQLDESDGSSSIPAAVLRILNYKACRGAIMFGDPLLPSECSLIIEELKATSLCFQCAHGRPTTVPIVNVASLRRHLARLGAPSGWSEAEEPWHGLSQHEASLERARTRLRQLRRLRRGTL
- the LOC119302830 gene encoding DNA mismatch repair protein MLH3-like isoform X1, with translation MQSIKRLPKSVHSSLRSSIILSDLPRVVEELVYNSIDANARKIDVSVNVRACYVKVEDDGCGIARDELVLLGEKYATSKFPDVMGDAESSSRSFGLNGEALASLSDISVVEVRTKARGRPNSYCKIIKGSKCSHLGIDDQREAVGTTVVARELFYNQPVRRKQMQSGHKRELHNVKKCVLRIALIHPQLSVRLLDTDSEDQLLYTVPSSSPLPLISDSFGNDVSSCLHEISTSHQSWALSGHISGPTNVFCNKDFQYLYINSRFVSRSPIHNILNSLAASFQSSITRTIEETDIQSRKRQKTNVYPAFLLNFFCPRSSYDLHFEPSKTIVEFKDWQSILFFFEQTITNYWKKHVPQSSKGKAIDDTCVPLKSDVKLNRAFLKHQNVQNKEDDADLQDHTPRKSSVRESNFGTGAATAPKDLDYFSFDMKPPPWHVCYPDRISDASEHSDNVARNDLTHFPKRVSYQWLEDGSSELEDCSLSGANPTVWKKRWMEGIFHGHAYSCEVGNFEDVQTEGLSADNQESEIMGPEIDLQEPCFGVVNRPNRITCDFMHNETNINGNMSGCDGLYTEFDRFDDDCLLNEVTETMGDISCPEMPHFSDEFYHEGCSTPIILKRCSTRKQLGTAAGYVDGLETNAIAQMNFPDIRAAWESDVMDMSSIKDNHLHLSHSFLLPDTPSSQSHARTGLELQGRSSKRFASWNCENMDSDFRSTWDRFTSNSSRICEGSKHFNNLDDEPQSLNYLNHVDQFVSEDDEIPWKSKISAPLSHIISPEKSTNGYQLNGSSSHLANNSVLIKDLPNQDNFGCDRRSRFSKGRSRSCSAPPFYKGKRKFPGLNHPQTKLTADGDKDIPIKDSEETAPAPENISNMSATQPIPETCSSEFSGLNFSLKGNMKMHEETCSDGLENFTAQITKWRDDSDQHTALESPHIPSACYDDILNISSGPLHLSSSSLVPECIDKNCFEEARVLLQLDKKFIPVISGEMLLLVDQHAADERIRLEELRSKVLSDEDRGITYLDSEKEMALPEAGFQLFQKYAEQIQKWGWIINNSSTSSHSFKKNMNILRKQGRVVTLAAVPCILGVDLTGKDLTDFIQQLDESDGSSSIPAAVLRILNYKACRGAIMFGDPLLPSECSLIIEELKATSLCFQCAHGRPTTVPIVNVASLRRHLARLGAPSGWSEAEEPWHGLSQHEASLERARTRLRQLRRLRRGTL